In the genome of Gemmatimonadota bacterium, one region contains:
- the radC gene encoding DNA repair protein RadC has product MSINPAPSLREMPRTERPRERLKSLGAHALSASELLAILIGTGCANRSALAVAHDALARSVGSLRHMSRQPIAALSAVPGLGSARAVAIHAALELGRRLAAESRDDGAPLRSPRDVWAVFAPRLEDLPVEEFHVAVLDAQHRLERDITVTRGILNSSLVHPREVFREAIAERAAAIVLVHNHPSGDPTPSTDDRAITSQLVAAGRLLDIPVADHLIIGRGRYISFAEAGLL; this is encoded by the coding sequence GTGTCTATTAATCCTGCCCCATCGCTCCGCGAAATGCCGCGTACGGAACGGCCGCGTGAGCGGCTGAAGTCGCTCGGCGCGCATGCGCTGAGCGCCAGCGAACTGCTGGCTATTCTCATCGGAACGGGGTGTGCGAACCGATCGGCGCTCGCCGTGGCGCACGATGCGCTGGCGCGGTCAGTCGGCTCGCTGCGACATATGTCGCGCCAGCCAATCGCGGCGCTGTCGGCGGTACCTGGGCTCGGTAGCGCGAGGGCGGTGGCCATTCACGCGGCACTTGAGCTCGGGCGCCGACTCGCGGCGGAGTCTCGCGACGACGGCGCCCCGCTGCGCTCCCCACGCGACGTCTGGGCGGTCTTTGCACCTCGCCTTGAGGATCTTCCGGTCGAGGAGTTTCACGTGGCGGTGCTCGACGCGCAGCACCGTCTGGAGCGGGACATCACGGTCACGCGGGGTATTCTCAACTCCTCGCTCGTCCACCCGCGCGAGGTCTTTCGTGAGGCCATCGCCGAACGCGCGGCGGCGATCGTGCTTGTCCACAATCACCCCAGCGGCGATCCCACGCCGAGCACCGATGATCGGGCCATTACCTCACAACTGGTGGCGGCCGGGCGGTTGCTCGACATCCCCGTTGCTGACCACCTGATCATCGGACGAGGGCGGTATATCTCCTTCGCCGAGGCCGGATTGCTCTAA
- a CDS encoding bifunctional (p)ppGpp synthetase/guanosine-3',5'-bis(diphosphate) 3'-pyrophosphohydrolase produces the protein MTTAVLADIIPGWVLGEEALPDRLDSELLARAYRFSERAHAGQTRRNGDPYVTHCVEVAKILADLQLDSVTVASGLIHDVVEDTAATIEDVEREFGREIAQIVDGLTKIGHLPMTSSQERQVENYRKLLLSIAKDARVILIKLADRTHNMRTLEFMPEEKRARIAQETRDLYAPLAHRFGLANLKGELEDLAFKFLEPEDYRQLASQIVQKRAEREALINEMSEPLKARLHESNIVVYEVSGRPKHLWSIWKKMQKRDKPYDEIYDLLAIRVLVENVQECYHTLGVIHGEWTPLQERIKDYIASPKSNGYQSLHTTIFGPKQSLFEIQIRTREMHRTAEYGIAAHWAYKGGVATGGDDLDRALHWFRQVLELQLDAETPDQFLEFLKLDLYQDEIFVFTPTGDVIQLPRGATPIDFAFAVHTEVGLHTQGAKINGRIVPLSRELKNSETVEIIRSPNARPSRDWLAQVRTGRARHRIRQWLRHEESKTSIKIGQEILERELKRRRHPKLGEAQVMAAAEALKLNDVQHLFASIGQGDINVTQVLRSIYPDFDERDDTALKASPLERLIDRMKRPGTSKGIRISGVDGVMVRYAQCCQPVPGDKVVGYVTRGRGVSIHRNDCPNVLTLAHEPERRLEIDWQENEGERFVIRLAIEGSDRRSLYADVAQAVSETGTDVRSLELRTVDGRVSGAALVEVENLAHLEKIIKAVRRVKGIVEVSRRERIAADD, from the coding sequence ATGACCACAGCGGTACTTGCCGACATCATCCCGGGGTGGGTCCTCGGGGAAGAGGCGCTTCCGGATCGACTCGACTCGGAGTTGTTGGCGCGCGCCTATCGGTTTAGTGAGCGCGCACACGCCGGGCAGACGCGCCGCAACGGCGATCCGTATGTCACGCACTGTGTGGAGGTCGCCAAGATCCTCGCCGACCTGCAACTCGATTCGGTCACGGTCGCCAGTGGGTTGATCCACGATGTGGTGGAGGACACCGCGGCCACCATCGAGGATGTGGAACGGGAGTTCGGTCGCGAAATCGCGCAGATCGTAGACGGACTCACGAAGATCGGCCATCTGCCGATGACGAGCTCCCAAGAGCGGCAGGTTGAGAACTATCGCAAGCTGTTGCTCTCGATTGCCAAGGATGCGCGCGTCATTCTCATCAAGCTGGCCGACCGCACGCACAACATGCGGACGCTCGAGTTCATGCCAGAAGAGAAGCGGGCGCGCATTGCGCAGGAGACGCGCGACCTCTACGCGCCGCTCGCGCACCGCTTTGGACTCGCGAATCTCAAAGGGGAGCTCGAAGACCTCGCGTTCAAGTTTCTCGAGCCAGAAGACTACCGTCAGCTTGCCAGTCAGATTGTGCAGAAGCGCGCCGAGCGTGAGGCGTTGATCAACGAAATGTCGGAGCCGCTCAAGGCGCGGCTGCATGAATCGAATATTGTGGTGTACGAAGTGAGCGGCCGGCCGAAGCACCTCTGGTCGATCTGGAAGAAGATGCAGAAGCGCGATAAGCCCTATGACGAGATCTATGACTTGCTCGCGATTCGCGTGCTCGTCGAGAACGTGCAGGAGTGCTATCACACGCTCGGCGTGATCCACGGAGAGTGGACGCCGCTGCAGGAGCGCATCAAGGACTACATTGCGAGCCCCAAGTCCAACGGGTATCAGTCGTTGCACACGACGATCTTTGGGCCGAAGCAATCGCTCTTTGAGATTCAGATTCGCACGCGCGAGATGCATCGCACGGCCGAGTACGGCATTGCGGCGCATTGGGCGTATAAAGGTGGCGTCGCGACGGGCGGTGACGATCTCGATCGCGCACTGCACTGGTTTCGTCAGGTGCTGGAGCTCCAACTCGACGCCGAGACGCCGGATCAGTTTCTGGAGTTCCTCAAGCTCGATTTGTACCAAGACGAAATCTTCGTCTTCACGCCCACCGGTGACGTGATTCAGTTGCCGCGTGGTGCCACGCCTATCGATTTCGCCTTTGCCGTGCACACCGAGGTGGGGCTCCATACGCAGGGCGCCAAGATCAACGGACGCATTGTGCCGTTGTCGCGCGAGCTGAAGAACTCCGAGACCGTCGAGATTATTCGATCGCCCAACGCGCGCCCGAGTCGCGACTGGCTGGCGCAGGTGCGCACCGGACGCGCCCGTCACCGCATTCGGCAGTGGCTCCGGCACGAGGAGTCGAAGACCTCAATCAAGATTGGTCAGGAGATTCTCGAGCGCGAACTCAAGCGGCGGCGGCACCCCAAGCTCGGCGAGGCGCAAGTGATGGCCGCTGCCGAGGCGCTCAAGCTCAACGACGTGCAGCACCTGTTTGCGTCGATCGGGCAGGGCGACATCAATGTCACGCAGGTGCTCCGTTCGATTTACCCCGACTTCGACGAGCGCGACGATACGGCGCTCAAGGCCAGTCCGCTTGAGCGTCTGATTGACCGCATGAAGCGGCCTGGGACCTCAAAGGGCATTCGCATTTCTGGCGTCGACGGCGTGATGGTGCGCTATGCGCAATGCTGCCAGCCGGTGCCCGGTGACAAAGTGGTGGGCTACGTGACGCGAGGACGTGGCGTGAGCATCCATCGCAATGACTGCCCGAATGTGCTCACGTTGGCGCACGAGCCGGAACGTCGGCTCGAAATCGACTGGCAGGAGAATGAAGGGGAGCGGTTCGTCATTCGCCTCGCGATTGAAGGGTCCGACCGGCGGAGTCTGTACGCGGACGTGGCGCAGGCCGTGAGCGAGACCGGTACTGACGTGCGGTCGCTCGAACTCCGGACCGTGGACGGCCGAGTGAGTGGCGCCGCGCTGGTTGAGGTCGAAAACCTCGCCCACCTTGAGAAGATCATTAAGGCGGTGCGGCGGGTGAAGGGGATTGTGGAAGTCTCGCGGCGCGAGCGGATTGCCGCGGACGACTGA
- the uvrB gene encoding excinuclease ABC subunit UvrB has protein sequence MPRALFDLQAPFLPAGDQPKAIAELTAGLERGDRFQTLLGVTGSGKTMTMANVIRNWGRPTLVLSHNKTLAAQLYGELKSFFPNNAVEYFVSYYDYYQPEAYVPQSDTYIEKDASINDDIDRLRLRATSSLMERDDVIIVATVSAIYGLGDPKAYRETMVTLHVGQKIARDDILRSLVKIQYSRNDVAFERGTFRVRGDTVEIFPAYEEQAVRIEMFGNEIEKISKVNPLTGELITALQKTAVYPAKHFVTTRPTLERAIALIRAELAERLPLLRQAGKLLEAQRLESRTNFDIEMMLEIGTCPGIENYSRHLSGRNAGERPAVLFDYFPDDFLVVVDESHVSLSQIGGMFNGDRARKTTLVEYGFRLPSALDNRPLMFDEFLALTPRAVNVSATPSDLELKLSEGAVVEQIIRPTGLIDPTIEIRSVRGQVDDLLGEIRIRERRGERVLVTTLTKRMAEDLADYLQQVKVRVRYMHSDIDAIERMEIVRGLRLGEFDVLIGINLLREGLDMPEVSLVAILDADQEGFLRSERSLIQTIGRAARHVSGTAIFYADRITGSMQRAIDETDRRRAIQTEHNRVHGIIPRGVTKSVEEVRFITRVADARDDREAREDDRASRGKQKRVAEAAVHYGTDDLPGLVLRLEQEMRDAAKNLDFETAARLRDELFDIRAKMDGNRREPRRTRAGR, from the coding sequence ATGCCTCGCGCCCTCTTTGACCTCCAAGCCCCCTTCCTGCCCGCTGGCGACCAGCCCAAGGCAATCGCCGAGCTGACGGCGGGGCTTGAGCGTGGCGATCGGTTTCAGACGTTGCTGGGCGTGACGGGCTCCGGCAAGACGATGACGATGGCCAATGTCATCCGGAACTGGGGTCGCCCCACCTTGGTCCTGTCGCACAACAAGACGCTCGCGGCTCAGTTGTACGGAGAACTTAAATCGTTCTTCCCAAACAACGCGGTGGAGTACTTCGTCTCGTACTACGACTACTACCAGCCGGAAGCCTACGTACCGCAAAGCGACACGTACATCGAGAAAGATGCGTCGATCAATGACGACATCGACCGGCTCCGACTGCGCGCAACATCGTCGCTCATGGAGCGGGACGACGTCATTATCGTCGCGACGGTGTCGGCGATCTACGGACTCGGCGATCCCAAGGCATATCGCGAGACCATGGTGACGCTGCACGTCGGGCAGAAGATCGCCCGCGACGATATTCTCCGTTCGCTCGTGAAGATTCAATACTCGCGCAACGATGTGGCGTTTGAGCGCGGCACCTTCCGGGTGCGCGGCGATACCGTGGAAATCTTTCCCGCGTACGAAGAGCAGGCCGTACGCATTGAGATGTTTGGTAACGAGATCGAAAAAATCTCCAAGGTGAATCCGCTCACGGGCGAGTTGATTACTGCCCTGCAGAAGACCGCGGTGTATCCGGCCAAGCACTTCGTGACGACGCGGCCGACGCTCGAACGCGCCATCGCCTTGATTCGTGCGGAACTCGCCGAGCGGCTCCCGTTGTTGCGACAGGCGGGCAAGCTCCTTGAGGCGCAGCGGCTCGAGTCACGCACCAATTTTGACATCGAGATGATGCTCGAGATTGGCACCTGTCCTGGCATCGAGAATTATTCACGACATCTCTCGGGACGAAATGCCGGCGAGCGGCCGGCCGTCCTGTTCGATTATTTCCCCGACGATTTTCTGGTCGTGGTGGACGAGTCGCACGTCTCGCTCTCGCAGATTGGCGGCATGTTCAATGGCGACCGTGCGCGCAAGACGACGCTCGTTGAGTACGGGTTCCGGTTGCCGAGCGCGCTCGACAATCGGCCGTTGATGTTCGATGAGTTTCTCGCGCTCACGCCGCGCGCGGTGAATGTGTCCGCGACGCCGAGCGACCTCGAGCTCAAGCTCTCGGAGGGCGCGGTGGTCGAACAAATCATTCGGCCCACCGGACTCATTGATCCCACCATCGAGATTCGTTCGGTGCGCGGGCAGGTGGACGACCTCCTCGGCGAAATCCGTATTCGCGAACGGCGCGGAGAGCGAGTGCTGGTGACGACGCTGACGAAGCGCATGGCCGAAGATCTGGCCGACTATCTGCAGCAGGTGAAGGTGCGAGTGCGCTATATGCACTCGGACATCGATGCCATTGAGCGCATGGAAATCGTGCGCGGCCTTCGGCTCGGTGAGTTCGATGTGCTGATCGGCATCAACTTGCTGCGCGAAGGGCTCGATATGCCTGAGGTATCGCTGGTCGCCATCCTCGACGCGGATCAAGAAGGATTCTTGCGCAGTGAGCGCTCGCTCATCCAGACCATCGGTCGCGCGGCACGCCACGTGAGTGGCACGGCCATCTTCTACGCGGATCGTATCACGGGATCCATGCAGCGTGCGATCGACGAAACCGATCGCCGGCGTGCCATCCAGACGGAACACAATCGCGTGCACGGAATTATTCCGCGCGGTGTTACGAAGAGTGTGGAGGAAGTGCGCTTCATCACGCGCGTGGCCGATGCGCGCGACGATCGTGAGGCGCGCGAGGATGACCGCGCATCGCGTGGCAAGCAGAAGCGCGTCGCCGAGGCGGCGGTGCACTACGGGACCGACGATCTGCCGGGGCTCGTGTTGCGCCTCGAACAGGAAATGCGCGACGCCGCCAAGAATCTCGACTTTGAAACCGCCGCGCGGTTGCGCGACGAACTCTTTGACATCCGCGCCAAAATGGATGGCAACCGACGCGAGCCTAGGCGGACCCGTGCCGGTCGCTGA
- the tsaE gene encoding tRNA (adenosine(37)-N6)-threonylcarbamoyltransferase complex ATPase subunit type 1 TsaE, whose amino-acid sequence MPVAELTLPELVAWGEAFGARLAAPALITLCGDLGAGKTTLVQAICRGYGVSEAVTSPTFGLVHEYHGKASLVYHLDLYRLKGPADLANIGWDDVLGAGAVVLVEWPDRAGDAMPTPDTAIALSHLPLDPDHRGLSW is encoded by the coding sequence GTGCCGGTCGCTGAGCTCACACTCCCGGAGCTCGTCGCGTGGGGTGAGGCGTTTGGCGCGCGCCTCGCGGCGCCCGCGCTCATCACGTTGTGCGGCGATTTGGGCGCCGGGAAGACGACGCTCGTGCAGGCCATCTGCCGTGGCTACGGCGTGTCGGAGGCGGTCACCAGTCCGACCTTCGGTTTGGTGCATGAGTATCACGGCAAGGCGTCGCTAGTCTATCACCTCGATCTATATCGTCTCAAAGGGCCCGCGGATCTCGCGAATATCGGATGGGACGACGTCCTCGGTGCTGGCGCCGTCGTGCTCGTCGAGTGGCCGGACCGTGCGGGAGATGCGATGCCGACGCCCGATACGGCGATTGCGCTGAGTCATCTCCCGTTAGACCCCGACCACCGGGGGCTGTCCTGGTGA
- the tsaB gene encoding tRNA (adenosine(37)-N6)-threonylcarbamoyltransferase complex dimerization subunit type 1 TsaB, translating into MSDLVTLAIDASTYVGTVAVLRHGVLVAQGEAAMRGENEERLMPAVMATLAEAGCSARDVQQVIAGDGPGSFTSLRIAGAIAKGICAGASAELCVVSSLALIVAGHGTPLPAGRYLALLDAMRAERYAAIYESATNGGVTLVDSLGIIPDAEIAATAARFGASPIGPRQLLDIAPHARGVARLHGGPLVRAVSLDAWEPAYGRLAEAQVKWEAANGRALGS; encoded by the coding sequence GTGAGCGACCTCGTCACGCTTGCCATCGACGCGAGCACCTACGTGGGCACCGTCGCCGTGTTACGGCACGGCGTGCTCGTTGCGCAGGGCGAGGCGGCAATGCGTGGGGAAAACGAAGAGCGGTTGATGCCGGCCGTGATGGCAACGCTTGCCGAGGCGGGTTGTTCCGCGCGCGACGTGCAACAGGTGATCGCCGGCGACGGTCCCGGAAGTTTTACCTCACTCCGCATCGCGGGTGCGATTGCGAAGGGGATCTGTGCGGGCGCATCGGCAGAGTTGTGCGTGGTGTCATCGCTGGCGCTGATCGTTGCCGGTCACGGCACGCCGTTGCCCGCGGGCCGGTATCTCGCGCTGCTCGATGCGATGCGCGCCGAGCGGTACGCCGCGATTTACGAGTCCGCGACCAATGGCGGGGTGACGCTCGTCGACTCGCTCGGTATCATTCCCGACGCGGAAATCGCGGCGACGGCCGCGCGGTTCGGCGCGTCGCCGATTGGGCCGCGGCAGCTGCTCGATATCGCACCGCATGCGCGCGGCGTGGCGCGGCTGCACGGTGGCCCGCTGGTGCGGGCGGTTTCCCTCGATGCGTGGGAGCCCGCGTACGGTCGGCTCGCGGAAGCGCAGGTCAAATGGGAGGCCGCGAACGGACGCGCGCTCGGATCGTGA
- the rimI gene encoding ribosomal protein S18-alanine N-acetyltransferase, with protein sequence MTEVVAREGFRLRPAESRDLDAIHAIELSSFSDAWPLSAFRELLDQAHVDFEVAESPSRGVDGYIIVLRAADEAEIANLAVAESSRRCGAGRGLLGWFLAGAAARGVRTVFLEVRESNAAARALYEAHGFAPVGRRRQYYRSPVEDALLLRREL encoded by the coding sequence GTGACGGAGGTCGTGGCGCGCGAGGGCTTCCGACTGCGCCCGGCCGAGTCGCGCGACCTCGATGCGATTCACGCGATTGAGTTGTCATCTTTCTCTGATGCGTGGCCACTCTCGGCGTTTCGGGAGTTGTTGGATCAGGCGCACGTAGATTTTGAGGTAGCAGAGTCGCCATCGCGAGGGGTGGACGGCTACATCATTGTACTGCGGGCGGCCGACGAGGCCGAAATTGCCAATCTTGCCGTGGCCGAGTCGTCTCGTCGCTGCGGGGCAGGGCGTGGCCTGCTGGGTTGGTTTCTCGCCGGTGCGGCCGCGCGCGGTGTGCGCACCGTGTTTCTCGAGGTCCGCGAATCAAACGCGGCGGCGCGGGCGCTGTATGAAGCGCACGGCTTTGCGCCGGTGGGGCGCCGTCGGCAGTACTACCGGAGTCCGGTGGAGGATGCGCTGCTCCTGCGGCGAGAGTTGTAG
- the ssb gene encoding single-stranded DNA-binding protein produces the protein MSRSLNKVTLIGNLGNDPEIRTTTGGNKVAQFSLATTRQWSSASGEKQEKTEWHKCVAWNQGTRGTGLADIIEKYVKKGDKLFVEGRLEYRQYEDKDKQTKYVTEINVREILLLGGKGGGGDFGGAPSKGSRPAEKKAAGGGEFTEFPGALEGEDDDLPF, from the coding sequence GTGAGCCGGAGCTTGAACAAGGTGACGTTGATCGGGAATCTCGGGAACGATCCCGAAATCCGGACCACCACCGGTGGGAACAAGGTGGCGCAGTTCTCCCTCGCTACCACGCGCCAGTGGAGTTCGGCGTCGGGAGAGAAGCAGGAAAAAACCGAGTGGCACAAGTGCGTGGCCTGGAATCAGGGCACGCGCGGCACCGGACTCGCGGACATCATCGAGAAGTACGTGAAGAAGGGCGACAAGCTCTTCGTCGAAGGACGTCTCGAGTACCGCCAGTACGAGGACAAGGACAAGCAGACGAAGTACGTCACCGAGATCAACGTGCGCGAGATCCTGCTGCTCGGCGGCAAGGGCGGCGGCGGTGATTTTGGCGGTGCGCCGTCCAAGGGGAGTCGCCCGGCCGAGAAGAAGGCCGCAGGCGGCGGGGAGTTCACGGAGTTCCCGGGCGCGCTTGAGGGCGAGGACGACGATCTGCCGTTCTAG
- a CDS encoding LysM peptidoglycan-binding domain-containing protein, whose protein sequence is MSRLRIQYLALLLAASAAGAAPLAAQQGGEGRTYTVKRGDTLWEIARQLLGDGYLWPELFRLNTGTVADPHWIYPGARLRVPGAEALAADAVAVAGPEREGTQGRSLRRPNETMTVFNPASGRQAGKSRESVLLGARKTAVRPGDFTSSPFTTELTGVEGAGSLQWSAETQGVSLTVENRPIQYAEEVFVQLPKGAKGVAGERLLVVRDGPVLDRTVRVIVPTGVLMVIAPIAGGRARVALVQKIEDVFISQSVLPFDTLPSRPGVFPSRVESGGLVTQLRWMKSEPVLPSVGQHLILTATAKDGMTAGDQVTLYRDGGVDVQGHALPEEEVAAAQITRVTPTGTSAVLLRITGPAITVGMSARVTAKMP, encoded by the coding sequence ATGTCTCGTCTTCGAATCCAATATCTCGCCTTGTTACTCGCCGCTTCGGCCGCGGGTGCGGCTCCGCTCGCGGCCCAGCAGGGCGGCGAAGGGCGCACATACACCGTCAAGCGCGGTGACACACTGTGGGAGATTGCTCGTCAACTGCTGGGCGACGGCTATCTCTGGCCAGAGCTGTTTCGGTTAAACACCGGCACGGTCGCTGATCCGCACTGGATTTACCCCGGAGCCCGTTTGCGAGTGCCCGGTGCCGAAGCGCTGGCTGCGGACGCCGTGGCCGTGGCCGGGCCGGAACGGGAAGGGACGCAGGGGCGGAGTCTCCGCCGTCCGAACGAAACGATGACGGTATTCAACCCGGCGTCAGGCCGCCAGGCGGGAAAGTCCCGCGAGTCGGTATTGCTTGGCGCACGGAAGACGGCCGTTCGGCCGGGCGACTTCACGTCGTCGCCGTTTACGACCGAACTCACTGGGGTTGAGGGTGCCGGATCGTTGCAGTGGAGCGCCGAGACACAGGGCGTATCACTCACGGTTGAAAACCGGCCCATTCAATACGCCGAGGAAGTGTTCGTGCAGTTACCCAAGGGCGCCAAAGGCGTGGCCGGCGAACGGCTGTTGGTGGTTCGTGACGGCCCCGTGCTCGACCGCACGGTGCGGGTGATCGTGCCGACCGGAGTCTTGATGGTGATTGCCCCGATCGCAGGTGGCCGAGCCCGCGTGGCCCTCGTGCAAAAGATTGAAGATGTGTTCATCAGTCAGTCCGTGCTGCCCTTCGACACGCTGCCCTCGCGTCCGGGCGTCTTCCCGTCCCGGGTGGAGTCGGGTGGCTTGGTGACGCAGCTGCGCTGGATGAAGAGCGAGCCGGTGCTTCCGTCGGTGGGGCAACACCTGATCTTGACGGCCACCGCGAAAGACGGCATGACGGCCGGTGATCAGGTCACGTTGTATCGCGATGGCGGGGTGGACGTGCAGGGGCACGCGCTGCCTGAAGAGGAAGTGGCGGCCGCGCAGATCACACGCGTCACTCCGACGGGGACCTCCGCCGTGTTGCTGCGCATTACCGGCCCCGCGATCACCGTGGGCATGAGCGCGCGCGTGACGGCGAAGATGCCTTGA
- a CDS encoding GDP-mannose 4,6-dehydratase, which produces MSTLRALVTGGAGFIGSHVADALIADGFQVDILDDLSRGRRDNVPSAAHLHELDIRSSDAHALVRDGGYDVVCHLAAQIDVRVSVKDPVADASRNILGSLNVLEGARAAARPPRVVFSSTGGATYGDFGTPPSHEPDAKDPESPYGIAKLSVEYYLAYYGRVHRMDTVALRYSNVYGPRQDPHGEAGVVAIFCGCALDGRAMTVFGTGEQTRDYVFVGDVASANVRAARAALPAAERLDRRAYNVGTGVPTSVLELAEATQRVAGVTVPVELAPARPGEQMRSFVAVDKAKRELQWAPKVSLDEGLGITYRWFRAARG; this is translated from the coding sequence GTGTCTACTTTACGCGCGCTGGTCACCGGCGGAGCCGGGTTTATTGGGTCGCACGTCGCCGATGCACTCATCGCCGACGGGTTTCAGGTGGACATCCTCGACGATCTTTCGCGCGGCCGACGTGACAATGTTCCGTCGGCCGCGCATTTGCACGAACTCGACATTCGGTCGTCGGACGCACACGCCCTCGTGCGCGACGGCGGTTACGATGTGGTCTGTCACCTCGCCGCACAGATCGATGTGCGCGTCAGCGTAAAGGACCCGGTGGCCGATGCGTCGCGCAATATCCTTGGCTCGCTCAACGTGCTCGAAGGGGCTCGCGCCGCGGCGCGTCCGCCGCGTGTGGTTTTTTCGTCGACGGGCGGCGCCACGTACGGTGACTTTGGTACTCCGCCTAGCCACGAGCCCGACGCCAAGGATCCCGAATCGCCCTATGGCATCGCCAAGCTTTCCGTAGAGTACTATCTCGCCTACTATGGTCGAGTGCACCGCATGGACACCGTCGCGCTGCGCTACAGCAATGTGTACGGGCCGCGTCAGGATCCGCACGGCGAGGCGGGAGTGGTCGCCATCTTCTGCGGCTGTGCGCTCGACGGCCGCGCCATGACCGTGTTTGGCACGGGAGAGCAGACGCGCGATTATGTCTTTGTTGGCGATGTTGCCTCGGCGAACGTGCGTGCGGCTCGCGCTGCACTGCCGGCTGCCGAGCGCTTGGACAGACGCGCGTACAATGTGGGGACAGGCGTTCCGACTTCTGTGCTCGAACTGGCCGAAGCCACACAGCGCGTCGCCGGCGTCACCGTGCCGGTGGAGCTGGCGCCGGCGCGCCCTGGTGAGCAGATGCGTTCATTTGTTGCCGTGGACAAAGCGAAACGTGAGTTGCAGTGGGCACCCAAGGTGTCGCTCGACGAAGGGCTGGGCATTACTTATCGCTGGTTCCGCGCCGCGCGCGGCTAA